From the genome of Lutzomyia longipalpis isolate SR_M1_2022 chromosome 2, ASM2433408v1, one region includes:
- the LOC129789239 gene encoding uncharacterized protein LOC129789239 produces the protein FGQHRGFNPEQMYAILGRVQSDWAEKVPETFSQYDLEALRQILCVMNQSEIERIHADAYKGAAQVIGGLQDCTPEVIQGFAKLAIQENAFGPPDSWTKLDVVTIGAVVSGLPPNLYNSIPSGNLAKKTDKDKDPNAPKTEMEIKIDGMSDSM, from the coding sequence TTTGGGCAGCATCGTGGTTTCAATCCTGAGCAAATGTACGCGATTTTGGGACGTGTTCAGAGTGATTGGGCGGAAAAGGTTCCCGAAACCTTCTCTCAGTACGATTTGGAAGCTCTACGGCAAATTCTCTGTGTGATGAATCAATCGGAAATTGAGAGAATACATGCAGATGCCTACAAAGGTGCCGCACAGGTGATTGGAGGTCTGCAAGATTGTACACCGGAAGTCATTCAGGGCTTTGCAAAGTTAGCAATTCAGGAGAATGCTTTTGGTCCACCAGATAGTTGGACAAAGCTCGATGTAGTCACCATTGGTGCAGTAGTCTCCGGTTTACCACCAAATCTCTACAACAGTATCCCATCGGGAAATCTTGCAAAGAAAACAGACAAAGATAAAGATCCGAATGCACCCAAGACGGAAATGGAGATTAAAATAGACGGTATGTCTGATTCAATGTAA
- the LOC129791088 gene encoding tumor protein p63-regulated gene 1-like protein: MYRSQEVHSSEPSAGDSVEDNEFRGATLTISSSNESHAVAANQAASQPAVLTGRDATTPNSPQQSSTGATAHNRAVVTADSVRPKIGSPRHFFCFRKGLFEQAITDCKEVVLKPNYDTEILGTWLLTEISHWDHERERIVILTTKALYIIKFDFIALRILKKEKILLNKIDTIIHGKLTYPTASFVPDRNEIGIRLMWNKGQVLPASTSWNPFATDIPWKTFTDHPIHGYHDQYNSLPSIREEIEATRKNYSVEHFHQVLVQLINNPQPNIESANVNYNCILDEAPIVLENYLGIGAVFHNKNNLGFFKVRGKFSF; encoded by the exons ATGTATCGAAGTCAGGAAGTGCATTCTTCTGAACCGAGTGCTGGGGATTCCGTCGAGGACAATGAATTCCGCGGTGCCACGCTGACCATCAGCAGTAGCAATGAGTCACACGCCGTTGCAGCAAATCAGGCTGCCTCCCAACCCGCTGTCCTGACGGGAAGAGATGCCACAACACCCAACAGCCCACAGCAATCATCAACAG GAGCAACAGCCCATAACCGTGCTGTGGTAACTGCTGATTCGGTACGTCCTAAAATAGGTTCTCCTCGTCACTTCTTTTGCTTCCGCAAGGGACTCTTTGAGCAAGCCATTACGGACTGCAAGGAAGTTGTGCTAAAGCCAAACTATGATACTGAAATTTTAGGCACATGGCTTCTTACAGA AATTAGTCACTGGGATCATGAGCGAGAGAGGATTGTGATACTGACAACAAAAGCTCTCTATATTATCAAGTTTGACTTCATTGCACTGAGGATTCtaaagaaggagaaaattctACTAAACAAGATTGACACGATTATCCATGGGAAACTTACGTACCCAACAGCTTCATTTGTACC TGATAGAAATGAAATAGGAATTCGCCTAATGTGGAATAAAGGACAAGTTCTTCCAGCTTCAACATCCTGGAATCCATTTGCAACTGACATTCCATGGAAGACATTTACAGATCATCCAATTCATGGATATCACg ATCAATACAATTCGTTGCCCAGTATTCGAGAGGAAATAGAAGCTACACGCAAAAACTATTCAGTTGAGCATTTTCATCAGGTTTTAGTTCAACTAATTAATAATCCACAGCCTAACATTGAGTCCGCCAATGTCAATTACAATTGCATTCTGGATGAGGCACCAATTGTTCTGGAGAACTATTTGGGGATCGGTGCTGTGTTTCACAATAAGAACAATTTAGGATTCTTCAAAGTTCGCGGAAAGTTCAGCTTTTAA
- the LOC129791089 gene encoding uncharacterized protein LOC129791089 isoform X1, translating to MQELTAEELEVLCDLQIDDIFRDEDIVPIDGGSQEGDQSGILSAEDQGDVQALVEAVDLVPNIDEERIEEEKNEEPQAEQMPVLVEIPQETSDEQHAILPELSPLGNASSASSDSWSTTSSELKPKRAKRRCIPCNLTFKHHYDFFEHHRKHVAMPILRLKQLTQREIEFQEYLKKGRQQFLCARKKTSPHFVLKKPTVSATDGDGLKLKFKFHNVQMNNEEDQRINGIRDEFRRTMFEKKGEKILKASEIKQSPPGSPGLTNRAPRELIPIPELPNDLIPPDRIHFECPTLDGLDQFNSDTSSEDASDILKNLLEFNQQPPMMEPEWNGQVPNEFISIEKLGHVCRVCHMNFTDPVLLFQHQRQTGHELPPQGPSMPPHGPGQPYPMSQQHPQMPRMPGNPMYRPHDAMSYGPRIRDIHPPPPHHQGPGGQMALRLQQMRNGQFRPVMPVQFSNIRTRHPPPLYRVGSPQGMQPNAPAMSQLANRQQQMHMQPQTQQQPHMMGSNQAPGYRFAVSNGMMMNGGSIVMDHGYPQSQHMMGEAGQMQSPLMGPMYRGGRPVLPPRRHSIAPIGIRPSLGQFQPPAKKPRTDGMQPLGDGPMITMPPRAEGVPVIESVQSGPAVALPQPSECSTSKSSPTPSGQKSPKAVANILATRGITVTQSDLSKSKESVVNERVIEGGSKDKIPDDTDSVVQKLALNSSVSIISKKKTPVLTIDVTEEEMNASAPAASSPKTDVAKIPTLKPRHTTFLSCPEVHCQKKFLTEEALQRHTQKGHHSNIRFKCTKCSVMFPSSESLIIHQRRVHKTTRMPGEELGIPIVDLNNSQSRMKLLSMGIRNVIPLGNINKVSNGFFGLPLVCLKGAPNMALSNLQTIGADSVLSLGPIKSILPK from the exons ATGCAAGAATTAACAGcag AGGAACTCGAAGTTTTGTGTGATTTGCAAATAGACGATATCTTCAGGGATGAGGATATTGTACCCATTGATGGTGGATCCCAGGAAGGAGATCAATCGGGGATCCTTAGTGCGGAAGACCAAGGAGATGTTCAAGCTTTAGTTGAAGCTGTAGATCTCGTTCCAAATATCGATGAAGAGCggatagaagaagaaaaaaatgaagagccTCAGGCGGAACAGATGCCAGTTTTGGTTGAAATTCCCCAAGAGACCTCAGATGAGCAGCATGCAATTCTCCCGGAGCTCTCTCCGCTGGGCAATGCCTCGTCTGCATCATCAGACAGTTGGTCGACGACTAGTTCCGAATTGAAACCAAAGCGAGCAAAGAGGAGGTGCATTCCATGCAATCTCACCTTCAAGCATCACTATGATTTCTTTGAACACCACCGGAAGCACGTAGCGATGCCCATTCTGAGGTTGAAGCAACTAACACAGAGAGAGATTGAATTCCAGGAGTATCTCAAGAAGGGTCGGCAGCAATTTCTCTGTGCGCGGAAAAAGACTTCTCCACACTTTGTGCTGAAGAAACCAACGGTTTCGGCAACAGATGGTGATGGGTTGAAGCTGAAGTTTAAATTCCACAACGTTCAGATGAACAATGAGGAGGATCAGCGAATAAATGGGATCAGGGATGAATTTCGGCGGACAATGTTTGAGAAAAAGGGCGAAAAGATATTGAAAGCGTCTGAAATTAAGCAGAGTCCACCTGGGTCGCCGGGATTGACAAATCGAGCACCCAGAGAGCTGATCCCCATTCCGGAATTGCCGAATGATTTAATTCCCCCGGATAGGATTCACTTTGAGTGCCCCACATTGGATGGTTTGGATCAATTTAACAGCGACACGAGTAGCGAGGATGCTTCGGATATTCTTAAGAATCTACTGGAATTCAATCAGCAACCCCCAATGATGGAACCCGAATGGAATGGTCAGGTACCGAATGAATTTATCTCAATTGAAAAGCTAGGGCATGTCTGTCGGGTATGTCATATGAACTTTACGGATCCGGTGCTACTGTTCCAGCATCAGAGGCAGACGGGGCATGAATTACCGCCACAGGGACCATCAATGCCGCCACACGGCCCAGGACAACCGTACCCAATGAGTCAACAACACCCACAGATGCCACGCATGCCTGGAAATCCGATGTACCGTCCTCATGATGCAATGAGCTATGGGCCAAGGATTCGTGATATTCATCCACCTCCGCCGCACCATCAGGGCCCCGGAGGGCAGATGGCATTGCGTCTGCAGCAAATGCGAAATGGTCAATTTAGACCTGTGATGCCCGTCCAATTCTCCAACATTCGAACTCGTCATCCTCCACCACTGTACAGGGTTGGTAGTCCGCAGGGAATGCAGCCCAATGCACCAGCGATGTCTCAACTTGCAAATCGTCAGCAGCAGATGCACATGCAGCCACAGACGCAACAGCAACCCCATATGATGGGTTCTAATCAAGCACCAGGCTATCGGTTTGCCGTATCGAATGGGATGATGATGAATGGTGGATCAATTGTAATGGATCACGGCTACCCACAGTCGCAACATATGATGGGTGAGGCCGGACAGATGCAGTCTCCACTAATGGGACCAATGTATCGTGGTGGTAGACCAGTTCTGCCGCCACGACGTCATTCAATCGCACCAATTGGAATTCGACCGAGTCTCGGGCAATTCCAACCGCCTGCCAAGAAACCCCGAACTGATGGAATGCAACCCCTAGGGGATGGTCCAATGATAACAATGCCACCACGGGCAGAGGGTGTTCCGGTCATTGAAAGTGTTCAAAGTGGTCCGGCGGTGGCTCTTCCACAGCCATCGGAATGCAGTACGAGCAAAAGTAGCCCAACACCATCGGGACAGAAGAGTCCCAAAGCAGTGGCGAATATCTTGGCGACGCGTGGAATTACCGTGACTCAGAGTGATCTCAGCAAGAGCAAGGAGAGTGTTGTGAATGAAAGGGTTATCGAGGGTGGATCCAAGGATAAGATACCCGATGACACGGATAGTGTGGTACAGAAATTGGCTCTCAATAGCTCAGTGAGCATaatttcaaagaagaaaactccCGTGTTGACGATTGATGTGACTGAAGAGGAAATGAATGCTTCCGCTCCTGCTGCTTCCTCACCCAAAACCGACGTTGCCAAAATTCCCACACTCAAACCACGACACACCACCTTCCTGTCCTGTCCGGAGGTGCATTGTCAGAAGAAATTCCTCACGGAGGAGGCCTTACAGAGGCACACGCAGAAGGGACATCACAGCAACATCCGGTTTAAGTGTACAAAGTGCAGCGTGATGTTCCCCTCATCGGAGAGTCTCATCATCCATCAGAGACGCGTTCATAAGACCACAAGAATGCCAGGAGAGGAGCTAGGGATCCCAATTGTGGATCTCAATAATTCCCAAAGTAGAATGAAGCTCCTCAGCATGGGCATAAGGAATGTTATCCCACTGGGGAATATCAATAAAGTCTCAAACGGATTCTTCGGCTTACCCCTGGTATGCCTCAAAGGTGCTCCAAATATGGCTCTGTCAAATCTTCAAACAATCGGAGCTGATAGTGTCCTGTCTCTAGGACCAATAAAGTCCATCCTGCCCAAATAG
- the LOC129791089 gene encoding uncharacterized protein LOC129791089 isoform X2, with translation MIESEELEVLCDLQIDDIFRDEDIVPIDGGSQEGDQSGILSAEDQGDVQALVEAVDLVPNIDEERIEEEKNEEPQAEQMPVLVEIPQETSDEQHAILPELSPLGNASSASSDSWSTTSSELKPKRAKRRCIPCNLTFKHHYDFFEHHRKHVAMPILRLKQLTQREIEFQEYLKKGRQQFLCARKKTSPHFVLKKPTVSATDGDGLKLKFKFHNVQMNNEEDQRINGIRDEFRRTMFEKKGEKILKASEIKQSPPGSPGLTNRAPRELIPIPELPNDLIPPDRIHFECPTLDGLDQFNSDTSSEDASDILKNLLEFNQQPPMMEPEWNGQVPNEFISIEKLGHVCRVCHMNFTDPVLLFQHQRQTGHELPPQGPSMPPHGPGQPYPMSQQHPQMPRMPGNPMYRPHDAMSYGPRIRDIHPPPPHHQGPGGQMALRLQQMRNGQFRPVMPVQFSNIRTRHPPPLYRVGSPQGMQPNAPAMSQLANRQQQMHMQPQTQQQPHMMGSNQAPGYRFAVSNGMMMNGGSIVMDHGYPQSQHMMGEAGQMQSPLMGPMYRGGRPVLPPRRHSIAPIGIRPSLGQFQPPAKKPRTDGMQPLGDGPMITMPPRAEGVPVIESVQSGPAVALPQPSECSTSKSSPTPSGQKSPKAVANILATRGITVTQSDLSKSKESVVNERVIEGGSKDKIPDDTDSVVQKLALNSSVSIISKKKTPVLTIDVTEEEMNASAPAASSPKTDVAKIPTLKPRHTTFLSCPEVHCQKKFLTEEALQRHTQKGHHSNIRFKCTKCSVMFPSSESLIIHQRRVHKTTRMPGEELGIPIVDLNNSQSRMKLLSMGIRNVIPLGNINKVSNGFFGLPLVCLKGAPNMALSNLQTIGADSVLSLGPIKSILPK, from the exons ATGATTGAGTCAG AGGAACTCGAAGTTTTGTGTGATTTGCAAATAGACGATATCTTCAGGGATGAGGATATTGTACCCATTGATGGTGGATCCCAGGAAGGAGATCAATCGGGGATCCTTAGTGCGGAAGACCAAGGAGATGTTCAAGCTTTAGTTGAAGCTGTAGATCTCGTTCCAAATATCGATGAAGAGCggatagaagaagaaaaaaatgaagagccTCAGGCGGAACAGATGCCAGTTTTGGTTGAAATTCCCCAAGAGACCTCAGATGAGCAGCATGCAATTCTCCCGGAGCTCTCTCCGCTGGGCAATGCCTCGTCTGCATCATCAGACAGTTGGTCGACGACTAGTTCCGAATTGAAACCAAAGCGAGCAAAGAGGAGGTGCATTCCATGCAATCTCACCTTCAAGCATCACTATGATTTCTTTGAACACCACCGGAAGCACGTAGCGATGCCCATTCTGAGGTTGAAGCAACTAACACAGAGAGAGATTGAATTCCAGGAGTATCTCAAGAAGGGTCGGCAGCAATTTCTCTGTGCGCGGAAAAAGACTTCTCCACACTTTGTGCTGAAGAAACCAACGGTTTCGGCAACAGATGGTGATGGGTTGAAGCTGAAGTTTAAATTCCACAACGTTCAGATGAACAATGAGGAGGATCAGCGAATAAATGGGATCAGGGATGAATTTCGGCGGACAATGTTTGAGAAAAAGGGCGAAAAGATATTGAAAGCGTCTGAAATTAAGCAGAGTCCACCTGGGTCGCCGGGATTGACAAATCGAGCACCCAGAGAGCTGATCCCCATTCCGGAATTGCCGAATGATTTAATTCCCCCGGATAGGATTCACTTTGAGTGCCCCACATTGGATGGTTTGGATCAATTTAACAGCGACACGAGTAGCGAGGATGCTTCGGATATTCTTAAGAATCTACTGGAATTCAATCAGCAACCCCCAATGATGGAACCCGAATGGAATGGTCAGGTACCGAATGAATTTATCTCAATTGAAAAGCTAGGGCATGTCTGTCGGGTATGTCATATGAACTTTACGGATCCGGTGCTACTGTTCCAGCATCAGAGGCAGACGGGGCATGAATTACCGCCACAGGGACCATCAATGCCGCCACACGGCCCAGGACAACCGTACCCAATGAGTCAACAACACCCACAGATGCCACGCATGCCTGGAAATCCGATGTACCGTCCTCATGATGCAATGAGCTATGGGCCAAGGATTCGTGATATTCATCCACCTCCGCCGCACCATCAGGGCCCCGGAGGGCAGATGGCATTGCGTCTGCAGCAAATGCGAAATGGTCAATTTAGACCTGTGATGCCCGTCCAATTCTCCAACATTCGAACTCGTCATCCTCCACCACTGTACAGGGTTGGTAGTCCGCAGGGAATGCAGCCCAATGCACCAGCGATGTCTCAACTTGCAAATCGTCAGCAGCAGATGCACATGCAGCCACAGACGCAACAGCAACCCCATATGATGGGTTCTAATCAAGCACCAGGCTATCGGTTTGCCGTATCGAATGGGATGATGATGAATGGTGGATCAATTGTAATGGATCACGGCTACCCACAGTCGCAACATATGATGGGTGAGGCCGGACAGATGCAGTCTCCACTAATGGGACCAATGTATCGTGGTGGTAGACCAGTTCTGCCGCCACGACGTCATTCAATCGCACCAATTGGAATTCGACCGAGTCTCGGGCAATTCCAACCGCCTGCCAAGAAACCCCGAACTGATGGAATGCAACCCCTAGGGGATGGTCCAATGATAACAATGCCACCACGGGCAGAGGGTGTTCCGGTCATTGAAAGTGTTCAAAGTGGTCCGGCGGTGGCTCTTCCACAGCCATCGGAATGCAGTACGAGCAAAAGTAGCCCAACACCATCGGGACAGAAGAGTCCCAAAGCAGTGGCGAATATCTTGGCGACGCGTGGAATTACCGTGACTCAGAGTGATCTCAGCAAGAGCAAGGAGAGTGTTGTGAATGAAAGGGTTATCGAGGGTGGATCCAAGGATAAGATACCCGATGACACGGATAGTGTGGTACAGAAATTGGCTCTCAATAGCTCAGTGAGCATaatttcaaagaagaaaactccCGTGTTGACGATTGATGTGACTGAAGAGGAAATGAATGCTTCCGCTCCTGCTGCTTCCTCACCCAAAACCGACGTTGCCAAAATTCCCACACTCAAACCACGACACACCACCTTCCTGTCCTGTCCGGAGGTGCATTGTCAGAAGAAATTCCTCACGGAGGAGGCCTTACAGAGGCACACGCAGAAGGGACATCACAGCAACATCCGGTTTAAGTGTACAAAGTGCAGCGTGATGTTCCCCTCATCGGAGAGTCTCATCATCCATCAGAGACGCGTTCATAAGACCACAAGAATGCCAGGAGAGGAGCTAGGGATCCCAATTGTGGATCTCAATAATTCCCAAAGTAGAATGAAGCTCCTCAGCATGGGCATAAGGAATGTTATCCCACTGGGGAATATCAATAAAGTCTCAAACGGATTCTTCGGCTTACCCCTGGTATGCCTCAAAGGTGCTCCAAATATGGCTCTGTCAAATCTTCAAACAATCGGAGCTGATAGTGTCCTGTCTCTAGGACCAATAAAGTCCATCCTGCCCAAATAG
- the LOC129791091 gene encoding uncharacterized protein LOC129791091, with translation MSGNDLRRKNHEDSAICTRDQTFRKNTQARDRGLMVKEERCQEGGINGETARIDRRSSCGRYSDEGSRGAHVDGVGNRKRYKSTGCQNDAMRRSHTKIILNSSIKNQIHETKLRPQCEKSSGDRISGIRILARGDLLGALNCFFPELELKPSIFNPRIPILDATFSLFSDKKNRINPKKNDDTKCSTLSKKGHDFLGKNSRKLNDSSARKDDVSWAKKKKLYSSVLKCSPRKIDTKKLHEHKKLRKDIILSSIAQTMTTRRVDRTKREVRCDDGFPSDANQDYILRGIVDLLEDSDDTEGLTNRTSSPMNNLFQPLPFLYPTSYPSFWQPLKP, from the exons ATGAGTGGGAATGACTTGAGGAGAAAGAA CCACGAAGACAGCGCAATCTGCACGAGAGATCAAACTTTCCGTAAGAATACTCAGGCCAGAGACAGAGGTCTTATGGTGAAGGAAGAAAGATGCCAAGAGGGTGGAATAAATGGAGAAACGGCGAGAATTGATAGAAGATCCAGCTGTGGTAGGTATTCGGATGAAGGCTCAAGGGGTGCGCATGTGGATGGAGTTGGTAATAGGAAGAGATATAAATCTACAGGATGCCAAAATGATGCCATGCGAAGGAGCCATACCAAGATTATTCTCAATTCATCCATAAAGAATCAAATACACGAAACCAAACTAAGGCCGCAATGTGAGAAAAG CTCCGGAGACCGAATAAGTGGGATTAGGATTTTAGCAAGAGGCGACTTACTAGGGGCACTAAATTGCTTCTTCCCAGAACTTGAGCTCAAACCATCAATATTTAATCCACGAATCCCAATTTTAGACGCAACATTCTCGCTATTTTCGG ataaaaaaaataggataAATCCAAAGAAGAATGATGATACAAAATGTTCAACATTGAGCAAAAAAGGACATGATTTTCTGGGGAAGAACAGCAGGAAATTAAATGACAGTTCAGCTCGAAAGGACGATGTGAGTTgggcaaaaaagaagaaactctACTCATCCGTTTTGAAGTGTTCACCCCGAAAAATCGATACAAAGAAGTTGCATGAGCACAAGAAACTCCGTAAGGACATCATACTCAGCAGCATAGCTCAGACTATGACTACCCGAAGGGTGGATAGAACGAAACGAGAGGTGAGATGTGACGATGGTTTTCCCAGTGATGCCAATCAGGATTATATTCTTCGGGGTATAGTCGACCTGCTGGAAGATAGTGATGATACAGAGGGGCTTACTAATCGTACTTCATCCCCCATGAACAACCTTTTTCAACCCCTACCTTTTCTCTATCCAACATCCTATCCCTCTTTCTGGCAACCATTGAAACCATGA
- the LOC129791093 gene encoding dysbindin protein homolog: protein MFGNIRKKLNSVIQEGLNISENISSHYIKPSSPKSPQSPVSPGATSNTGVPSSFPQSVPPFINLYAGCDLLAINERQWTEIRDLNELNAKKAADVDATILDIRDRTERTLTTIQDVNVTLAALPVVVTTLNGCVDVIKDVGAKCETLEKKLMELEDLLEVLELQEKQLDHRFEMAMYKEKKLAALEKVREELAKKHADSVMKHELKMRKVQQERQSVFQDAFQDDMKFYKEQGTIPKVETRVGERKLSLEEVELDDTDTKDALDEFLNN from the exons ATGTTTGGAAATATCCGCAAAAAGCTTAATTCTGTGATCCAGGAGGGGCTCAACATCTCCGAAAATATCTCCAGTCATTACATCAAACCATCCAGCCCCAAAAGTCCACAATCACCTGTCTCACCAGGAGCTACGAGTAATACCGGAGTGCCTTCTAGTTTCCCACAGTCCGTGCCTCCCTTCATAAATCTCTACGCCGGATGTGATCTACTGGCCATCAATGAGCGTCAGTGGACAGAGATTCGGGATCTGAATGAGCTGAATGCCAAAAAGGCGGCAGATGTTGATGCCACGATCTTGGATATTCGAGACAGGACGGAACGCACTCTGACCACAATCCAGGATGTCAATGTAACTCTGGCAGCTCTGCCAGTTGTCGTGACGACGCTTAATGGATGCGTGGATGTGATCAAGGATGTTGGGGCTAAGTGTGAGACACTTGAGAAGAAGCTAATGGAGTTGGAGGATTTACTGGAGGTGCTGGAGCTGCAGGAAAAGCAACTTGATCATCGCTTTGAGATGGCAATGTATAAAGAGAAGAAACTTG CTGCCTTGGAGAAGGTTCGAGAGGAATTGGCAAAAAAGCATGCAGATAGCGTGATGAAGCACGAGCTGAAGATGCGAAAAGTTCAACAAGAACGTCAGAGTGTCTTTCAAGATGCATTCCAGGATGATATGAAATTCTACAAAGAGCAGGGCACCATTCCAA AAGTTGAGACGAGAGTGGGTGagagaaaactttcattgGAAGAAGTAGAATTGGATGATACGGACACAAAAGACGCCTTGGATGAGTTCCTAAATAATTGA